The sequence CAGAATACTAGCCAACGAACTTAACCGAAAAGCAGCAGAAATTTTAAAAGAAGACGATGGCGAAGCCTCCTCAAGCATCCAAATGCGCATCCTCAACTTTATCCATCGACGCAATAGCCAACAAGTACCAGTCTATCAAAAAGACATAGAACAAGAATTTGATATTCGTCGATCCACTGCGACAGGTGTTCTACAAACAATGGAAAAACGCCTATTTATCCAACGAAGCAGTTGCAAAGAAGACAACCGCTACAAAACGATCATCTTAACTGAATTAGGGCAACAAAAAGTCAAAGAAAACATCGTGAAGCTACATAAATTCGATGAGTTACTCGTCCAAGGAATACCAGAAGAAGAATTAGTAATTTTTTTTAAATTATTGGACAAACTGTCTGAAAATAGCAAAAAAATAAATAAGGAAGGTGAACGGATTACATGATAAAAAAACTGATCGCCAATATCGGTGTCTATAAAAAAGAAAGTATCATTACGCCGCTTTATGTAACTGGAGAAGTAATTTTAGATATCATTATCCCATTGGTTATGGCAATGATGATCGATAACGGCATCGAAAAAGGCGATACCAAAGCCATTTTGATGTATGGAGCAATTCTATTTGTTTGTGCCATCATTGCGTTATTTTTTGGTGCGATGTCAGGTCGCTATGCCGCCGTTGCTTCAGCTGGATTTGCGAAAAATTTACGAGATCAATTATTTGTTCGCATCCAAGGGTTTTCTTTTTCAAACATTGATCGTTTTTCAACGTCTAGCTTGATCACACGAATGACAACGGATGTGACCAATGTTCAAAATGCGTATCAAATGATTATTCGACTTTTAGTCCGTAGTCCATTGATCATGATTTTTTCATTAGCGATGGCTTATAGTATCAACAAGGATCTGTCCTTGATTTATTTAGGTGTTGTACCGTTTTTGATGATCGGTTTAGCGCTAGTTATTTATTTTGCTCATCCTAATTTCAATAAAGTTTTTCGTATTTACGATAAATTAAATAACGTCGTTCAAGAAAATTTACAAGGAATTCGAGTCGTTAAATCTTATGTAAGAGAAGAACATGAAGACGAGAAATTTAGAACTGTTTCTAAAGATATTTACAAAACTTTCTCAAAAGCTCAAAGTATTGTTGCGTTTAATAACCCTATTTTACAATTTGCAGTTTATACATGCATGTTGTTGATTTCTTGGTTAGGAGCGAAATTTGTCGTAGGCAGTACATTGACTACTGGGGAATTAGTCAGCATGTTTACCTATACCATGCAGATTTTGATGAGCTTAAACATGCTATCAATGGTTTTTGTGATTGTACTTATTGCACGAACTTCAGCTGAGCGAATCACAGAAGTTTTATCGGAAGAAAGTGATTTGAAGAACAATGCCGATCCACTTTATGAAATTTCAGATGGCTCTGTTCGTTTTAACGATGTTTGTTTTAGCTATGCCAATGATCTTGAAAAACTAGCCTTGATGCATGCGAATATGGAAATCAAATCGGGTGAAGTGATCGGAATCGTTGGTGGAACGGGGAGTTCTAAATCAACTTTGGTTCAGCTGATCCCAAGACTATATGATGTCACACAAGGCTCTGTAGAAGTCGGTGGACATGATGTACGGGAGTATGACCTAAAATCATTACGAGATCAAGTTAGTATGGTTTTACAAAATAACGTTTTGTTTACAGGAACCATTAAAGAAAATTTACGTTGGGGAAATGAAGAGGCTACAGATGAAGACTTGATCAGAGTCTGTAAAATTGCTCAGGCGGATAGTTTTATTGAAGAATTTCCTGACAAATATGATACGATGCTTTCCCAAGGTGGAAACAATGTATCTGGTGGACAAAAACAACGGCTATGTATTGCTCGTGCATTATTGAAAAAACCAAAAATTTTGATTTTAGATGATTCGACAAGTGCGGTGGATACCAAAACAGATCGTTTGATTCGGGAAGGAATGCGCCAAGAAATTCCAGGAACGACAACCTTTATCATCGGACAACGTGTTTCTTCTGTTCAAGATTCTGATCGTATTATTGTGATGGATAAAGGCTTGATCGATGCCATCGGAACCCATGACGAATTACTTGCTACGAATCAAATATATCAAGAAGTCTATGAGTCTCAGGAGAAAGGATTTGGTGAAGAGAA is a genomic window of Enterococcus haemoperoxidus ATCC BAA-382 containing:
- a CDS encoding MarR family winged helix-turn-helix transcriptional regulator, which gives rise to MDRKIGLKIRILANELNRKAAEILKEDDGEASSSIQMRILNFIHRRNSQQVPVYQKDIEQEFDIRRSTATGVLQTMEKRLFIQRSSCKEDNRYKTIILTELGQQKVKENIVKLHKFDELLVQGIPEEELVIFFKLLDKLSENSKKINKEGERIT
- a CDS encoding ABC transporter ATP-binding protein, with protein sequence MIKKLIANIGVYKKESIITPLYVTGEVILDIIIPLVMAMMIDNGIEKGDTKAILMYGAILFVCAIIALFFGAMSGRYAAVASAGFAKNLRDQLFVRIQGFSFSNIDRFSTSSLITRMTTDVTNVQNAYQMIIRLLVRSPLIMIFSLAMAYSINKDLSLIYLGVVPFLMIGLALVIYFAHPNFNKVFRIYDKLNNVVQENLQGIRVVKSYVREEHEDEKFRTVSKDIYKTFSKAQSIVAFNNPILQFAVYTCMLLISWLGAKFVVGSTLTTGELVSMFTYTMQILMSLNMLSMVFVIVLIARTSAERITEVLSEESDLKNNADPLYEISDGSVRFNDVCFSYANDLEKLALMHANMEIKSGEVIGIVGGTGSSKSTLVQLIPRLYDVTQGSVEVGGHDVREYDLKSLRDQVSMVLQNNVLFTGTIKENLRWGNEEATDEDLIRVCKIAQADSFIEEFPDKYDTMLSQGGNNVSGGQKQRLCIARALLKKPKILILDDSTSAVDTKTDRLIREGMRQEIPGTTTFIIGQRVSSVQDSDRIIVMDKGLIDAIGTHDELLATNQIYQEVYESQEKGFGEENA